One genomic segment of Clostridium saccharoperbutylacetonicum N1-4(HMT) includes these proteins:
- a CDS encoding NifB/NifX family molybdenum-iron cluster-binding protein: MKIALPSRNNNIDDHFGHCEYFTVLTIDQQNKQITASETVQSPAGCGCKSNIASTLAEIGVKVMLAGNMGEGAVRVLNNAGIDVVRGCSGEINTVALNWLKGSLVDSGDSCDHHDCHHE, encoded by the coding sequence ATGAAAATTGCATTACCATCACGTAATAATAATATTGATGATCATTTTGGACATTGTGAGTACTTCACTGTTTTAACTATTGATCAACAAAATAAACAAATAACCGCTTCTGAAACTGTTCAATCACCAGCTGGCTGTGGTTGTAAATCAAATATAGCATCAACTCTTGCCGAAATAGGTGTTAAGGTTATGCTTGCTGGTAATATGGGTGAAGGTGCTGTAAGAGTATTAAACAATGCTGGAATTGACGTAGTACGTGGATGCTCTGGAGAGATTAACACAGTTGCCCTAAATTGGCTTAAAGGCTCTCTTGTAGATTCTGGCGATTCATGTGATCATCATGATTGTCATCATGAATAA
- a CDS encoding PepSY domain-containing protein yields MKLKKASIIVLLIILCLLVIVGIILYNFIGPGSKDIKASKEFISKLYSINAISNEFSLESIKYERGRVLNNDKKMVSKSIVTQNYGIDLDKNNNVIGFTKKEIPVNTTKISLKDATILADSYIKKIYDGEVILKSINDNMDESTLPYYSFVYTKQKNGYAFYFDEIKVNIDKENGFLDGYSNSTMQKESKEPTINISEEKAKKIALETFEKYNNSGEARNNVELVYANNRMDKKENQIYEVCYVFTTDGKNDKGSYISWKIFVSAENGTILNILKDGAEEEVVTN; encoded by the coding sequence ATGAAGTTAAAAAAAGCTAGTATTATAGTCTTGCTTATTATATTATGTCTTCTCGTTATAGTTGGTATAATACTATATAATTTTATTGGACCAGGCTCTAAAGATATTAAAGCATCTAAGGAATTTATATCTAAATTGTATTCAATAAATGCAATTAGTAATGAGTTTAGTTTAGAATCTATAAAGTATGAAAGAGGTAGAGTATTAAATAATGATAAAAAAATGGTTAGTAAAAGCATAGTTACTCAAAATTACGGTATAGATCTAGATAAAAACAATAATGTTATAGGATTTACTAAAAAAGAAATTCCAGTAAATACAACTAAGATTAGTTTAAAAGATGCAACAATTTTGGCAGACTCTTATATAAAAAAAATTTATGATGGAGAAGTGATATTAAAATCAATTAATGATAACATGGATGAAAGTACATTACCCTATTATTCATTTGTGTATACTAAACAGAAAAATGGATATGCGTTTTATTTTGATGAAATAAAAGTAAACATAGATAAAGAAAACGGTTTCTTGGATGGATATTCAAACTCTACAATGCAGAAAGAAAGTAAAGAGCCAACAATAAATATCAGTGAAGAAAAAGCTAAGAAGATAGCATTAGAAACTTTTGAAAAATATAATAATTCTGGAGAAGCTCGAAATAACGTTGAGTTAGTTTATGCAAATAACAGGATGGACAAGAAGGAAAATCAAATATATGAGGTTTGTTATGTTTTTACTACTGATGGCAAAAATGATAAAGGCTCATATATTTCTTGGAAAATTTTTGTTAGTGCTGAAAATGGGACTATATTAAATATATTAAAGGATGGAGCAGAAGAGGAAGTAGTAACAAATTAG
- a CDS encoding DUF134 domain-containing protein, producing MARPTKFRTVEFFPEDDYFVPCGKPKCEIEDILLKVEELEAMRLKDIEELNQEECAEKMQVSRQTFQNIIDSARRKVATALTEGKAIRISGGHYTTKLCKFKCAECETIYEINYDSDRAVCPSCGSDKVMCSKKAGFCKNWCRGNKI from the coding sequence ATGGCAAGACCAACAAAATTTAGAACAGTTGAGTTTTTTCCAGAAGACGATTATTTTGTGCCCTGTGGAAAACCAAAATGTGAAATAGAAGATATACTTTTAAAAGTAGAAGAACTTGAAGCAATGAGATTAAAAGATATTGAAGAGTTAAATCAAGAAGAATGTGCTGAAAAAATGCAGGTGTCTAGACAGACTTTTCAGAATATAATTGATAGCGCAAGAAGAAAAGTAGCCACAGCATTAACAGAAGGAAAAGCAATAAGAATAAGTGGTGGTCATTATACTACAAAGCTTTGTAAATTTAAATGTGCAGAATGTGAAACAATTTATGAGATAAATTATGATTCAGATAGAGCTGTTTGCCCTAGTTGTGGTTCTGATAAAGTCATGTGTAGTAAAAAAGCAGGATTTTGCAAAAACTGGTGCAGAGGAAATAAAATATAG